CCACAAGTTTGGTGCGTAGGATTCATCGCCGGCGACACAGATCTGGTAATAATGTTGTTTCGCAGCAGCATATGCAGTGCCGCATGGGCCCGCTGCGCACGCTTCTTGCTTCGTTGGCCGAGTTGCTTGCCGTTTCATTGGAAACCGGACGGCAGGCCCAGTCCGAAGGGCCCTGTCCCGACGGACCGAGTGTCCAGTTCAAGAGCTGGCCTGACTGATTATTGGACAGTGACACTGGAAGCTGATTCGTAGGATCCCCGGGGCGAGAATAAGGGTAACCCCGGCACGTTAACCGGGCTCACCCCGATTGTCCTGTGCATGCGCGAGAGCTATGCTGGCCGTAGAAGAATGATAGTGATCGGAGTAGTGTATGAAGAAATTTAAGCTTTTCGGCCTTGGCCGCGGCGGGGAAACAACCGCGGCATGTGAACCTGATTCATTCAAAGAGCAAACCCCAGCCAAGCCGGGCAGCAAACGGGTGCTGATCATAGATGACGATCCGGTCTTCTCGAAGGCAACGGCGATGGCGCTGCAGTCAGCCGGCTGCGAGGTCAGGCTGGCACAGGAAGCCTCCGAGGCGATTGCCGCGCTGGCGGAGGAGCCGGCAGACGTGCTCCTGGTGGATATCAACTTCCCGCCGGACGTGACCTTTGGGGGCAGAACATCGTGGGACGGCTTTCAGACGATAGAGTGGCTGCGAGGGCTTCCGGGCACACTCGGCGCGCGCTTTATCATTGTGTCCAGCTCGGACCTGGCATCCGACCGGCAGCGTGCCAGGCAAATAGGAGCAATGGCCTATTTGCAGAAGCCACTGGACCTGAATCAGCTATTGGCGGTGGTGAATGAGGCCTGCGTGCCGGCCGGGCAAGCGCATGTCACGCC
The DNA window shown above is from Candidatus Paceibacterota bacterium and carries:
- a CDS encoding response regulator; this translates as MKKFKLFGLGRGGETTAACEPDSFKEQTPAKPGSKRVLIIDDDPVFSKATAMALQSAGCEVRLAQEASEAIAALAEEPADVLLVDINFPPDVTFGGRTSWDGFQTIEWLRGLPGTLGARFIIVSSSDLASDRQRARQIGAMAYLQKPLDLNQLLAVVNEACVPAGQAHVTPAA